The following proteins are encoded in a genomic region of Labeo rohita strain BAU-BD-2019 chromosome 5, IGBB_LRoh.1.0, whole genome shotgun sequence:
- the slc25a25b gene encoding calcium-binding mitochondrial carrier protein SCaMC-2-B isoform X7 translates to MFCLCLYVPVSVSERVEFEYFESNSLPAQLKSLFKLSLFLPSQEFDSYRKWRKKIVKAGDKDLDGQLDFEEFVHYLRDHEKKLRLVFKSLDKKNDGRIDSQEIMQSLRDLGVHISEEQAEKILKRIRRGHICAPIMYMDKNGTMTIDWNEWRDYHLLHPADNIPEIILYWKHSTIFDVGESMIVPDEFTAEEKKTGMWWRHLVAGGGAGAVSRTCTAPLDRLKVLMQVHASRSNTMGIAGGFAQMIREGGLRSLWRGNGMNVLKIAPESAIKFMAYEQIKRLIGSNQETLGILERLVAGSLAGAIAQSSIYPMEVLKTRLALGRTGQYSGIVDCAKHIFKKEGLTAFYKGYIPNMLGIIPYAGIDLAVYETLKNSWLQRFATDSADPGVFVLLACGTMSSTCGQLASYPLALVRTRMQAQAAQEGSPQMTMTGLFRHIVRTEGAIGLYRGLAPNFMKVIPAVSISYVVYENLKITLGVQSR, encoded by the exons atgttttgtttatgtcttTACGTGCCTGTCAGTGTCTCAGAACGGGTAGAATTCGAGTATTTTGAGTCTAATAGTTTACCGGCGCAGCTGAAATCTCTTTTCAAGTTAAGTTTATTTCTTCCATCACAAGAATTCGATTCATACAGGAAATGGCGAAAG AAAATCGTCAAGGCTGGAGACAAAGACTTGGATGGTCAGTTGGACTTTGAGGAGTTTGTGCACTACCTGAGGGACCATGAGAAGAAACTGAGGCTGGTCTTCAAGAGCCTTGACAAAAAGAATGATG GCCGCATAGATTCACAGGAGATCATGCAGTCACTAAGAGACCTCGGGGTTCATATATCTGAGGAACAGGCTGAAAAGATCCTCAAGAG AATAAGGAGGGGTCATATATGTGCCCCTATAATGTA TATGGATAAAAACGGTACGATGACGATTGACTGGAATGAATGGAGAGATTATCATCTGCTTCATCCTGCTGACAACATTCCTGAAATCATCCTCTACTGGAAACACTCTACG ATATTTGATGTAGGGGAAAGCATGATTGTCCCTGATGAGTTTACGGCAGAGGAGAAGAAAACAGGGATGTGGTGGCGACACCTGGTAGCAGGAGGTGGAGCAGGTGCAGTGTCCCGAACCTGTACCGCACCACTGGATCGCCTTAAGGTTCTAATGCAG GTTCATGCGTCACGCAGCAACACCATGGGCATCGCCGGAGGATTCGCCCAAATGATCCGTGAGGGAGGACTTCGGTCGCTGTGGCGAGGAAACGGCATGAACGTTTTGAAGATTGCACCTGAGTCCGCTATCAAGTTCATGGCGTATGAGCAG ATTAAGCGACTGATTGGCAGTAATCAGGAGACGTTGGGGATCCTGGAGAGGCTGGTGGCTGGGTCTCTAGCAGGAGCTATTGCTCAGAGCAGCATCTACCCCATGGAG GTTTTAAAAACTCGTCTTGCCCTGGGAAGGACGGGTCAGTACTCTGGTATCGTGGACTGTGCtaaacatatatttaagaaGGAGGGACTGACAGCCTTCTATAAAGGTTATATTCCCAATATGCTGGGAATCATCCCTTACGCAGGAATAGACCTGGCTGTTTATGAG ACATTAAAAAACTCATGGCTGCAGAGGTTTGCTACGGACAGTGCTGATCCGGGTGTGTTTGTGCTGCTAGCTTGCGGTACAATGTCTAGTACTTGTGGACAGCTAGCAAGCTACCCGTTAGCCTTAGTGAGGACACGAATGCAGGCTCAAG CAGCTCAGGAAGGCAGTCCTCAGATGACCATGACAGGTCTCTTCAGACACATTGTACGGACAGAGGGCGCTATTGGACTCTATAGAGGCTTGGCACCCAACTTCATGAAAGTCATTCCTGCTGTTAGCATCAGCTACGTGGTGTATGAAAACCTAAAGATCACCCTTGGCGTCCAGTCCCGGTGA
- the slc25a25b gene encoding calcium-binding mitochondrial carrier protein SCaMC-2-B isoform X1 produces the protein MHQRGSFVSPLLSGVFCQCRSEEYQGSDPGGGGGGGRTLGSTLAAATALSEHRHDESCDSPHHCPVCGGPEQEHRLKVLFQILDVNRDGGICVNDLTIGLKKLGVHRTEHELKKIVKAGDKDLDGQLDFEEFVHYLRDHEKKLRLVFKSLDKKNDGRIDSQEIMQSLRDLGVHISEEQAEKILKRIRRGHICAPIMYMDKNGTMTIDWNEWRDYHLLHPADNIPEIILYWKHSTIFDVGESMIVPDEFTAEEKKTGMWWRHLVAGGGAGAVSRTCTAPLDRLKVLMQVHASRSNTMGIAGGFAQMIREGGLRSLWRGNGMNVLKIAPESAIKFMAYEQIKRLIGSNQETLGILERLVAGSLAGAIAQSSIYPMEVLKTRLALGRTGQYSGIVDCAKHIFKKEGLTAFYKGYIPNMLGIIPYAGIDLAVYETLKNSWLQRFATDSADPGVFVLLACGTMSSTCGQLASYPLALVRTRMQAQAAAQEGSPQMTMTGLFRHIVRTEGAIGLYRGLAPNFMKVIPAVSISYVVYENLKITLGVQSR, from the exons ATGCATCAGCGGGGATCGTTCGTCTCTCCGTTGCTCAGTGGTGTTTTCTGCCAGTGCCGCTCGGAGGAGTATCAGGGCTCGGACCCCGGAGGCGGTGGTGGTGGTGGCCGGACTCTGGGCTCCACACTGGCCGCCGCAACAGCACTCTCCGAGCACCGCCATGATGAGTCCTGCGACTCCCCGCATCACTGCCCGGTGTGCGGCGGACCCGAGCAAGAGCATCGGCTCAAAGTGCTCTTCCAGATCCTGGATGTCAACAGAGACGGAGGCATCTGTGTAAACGACCTTACCATCGGACTGAAAAAGCTGGGCGTCCATCGCACTGAACATGAACTCAAG AAAATCGTCAAGGCTGGAGACAAAGACTTGGATGGTCAGTTGGACTTTGAGGAGTTTGTGCACTACCTGAGGGACCATGAGAAGAAACTGAGGCTGGTCTTCAAGAGCCTTGACAAAAAGAATGATG GCCGCATAGATTCACAGGAGATCATGCAGTCACTAAGAGACCTCGGGGTTCATATATCTGAGGAACAGGCTGAAAAGATCCTCAAGAG AATAAGGAGGGGTCATATATGTGCCCCTATAATGTA TATGGATAAAAACGGTACGATGACGATTGACTGGAATGAATGGAGAGATTATCATCTGCTTCATCCTGCTGACAACATTCCTGAAATCATCCTCTACTGGAAACACTCTACG ATATTTGATGTAGGGGAAAGCATGATTGTCCCTGATGAGTTTACGGCAGAGGAGAAGAAAACAGGGATGTGGTGGCGACACCTGGTAGCAGGAGGTGGAGCAGGTGCAGTGTCCCGAACCTGTACCGCACCACTGGATCGCCTTAAGGTTCTAATGCAG GTTCATGCGTCACGCAGCAACACCATGGGCATCGCCGGAGGATTCGCCCAAATGATCCGTGAGGGAGGACTTCGGTCGCTGTGGCGAGGAAACGGCATGAACGTTTTGAAGATTGCACCTGAGTCCGCTATCAAGTTCATGGCGTATGAGCAG ATTAAGCGACTGATTGGCAGTAATCAGGAGACGTTGGGGATCCTGGAGAGGCTGGTGGCTGGGTCTCTAGCAGGAGCTATTGCTCAGAGCAGCATCTACCCCATGGAG GTTTTAAAAACTCGTCTTGCCCTGGGAAGGACGGGTCAGTACTCTGGTATCGTGGACTGTGCtaaacatatatttaagaaGGAGGGACTGACAGCCTTCTATAAAGGTTATATTCCCAATATGCTGGGAATCATCCCTTACGCAGGAATAGACCTGGCTGTTTATGAG ACATTAAAAAACTCATGGCTGCAGAGGTTTGCTACGGACAGTGCTGATCCGGGTGTGTTTGTGCTGCTAGCTTGCGGTACAATGTCTAGTACTTGTGGACAGCTAGCAAGCTACCCGTTAGCCTTAGTGAGGACACGAATGCAGGCTCAAG CAGCAGCTCAGGAAGGCAGTCCTCAGATGACCATGACAGGTCTCTTCAGACACATTGTACGGACAGAGGGCGCTATTGGACTCTATAGAGGCTTGGCACCCAACTTCATGAAAGTCATTCCTGCTGTTAGCATCAGCTACGTGGTGTATGAAAACCTAAAGATCACCCTTGGCGTCCAGTCCCGGTGA
- the slc25a25b gene encoding calcium-binding mitochondrial carrier protein SCaMC-2-B isoform X2 produces MHQRGSFVSPLLSGVFCQCRSEEYQGSDPGGGGGGGRTLGSTLAAATALSEHRHDESCDSPHHCPVCGGPEQEHRLKVLFQILDVNRDGGICVNDLTIGLKKLGVHRTEHELKKIVKAGDKDLDGQLDFEEFVHYLRDHEKKLRLVFKSLDKKNDGRIDSQEIMQSLRDLGVHISEEQAEKILKRIRRGHICAPIMYMDKNGTMTIDWNEWRDYHLLHPADNIPEIILYWKHSTIFDVGESMIVPDEFTAEEKKTGMWWRHLVAGGGAGAVSRTCTAPLDRLKVLMQVHASRSNTMGIAGGFAQMIREGGLRSLWRGNGMNVLKIAPESAIKFMAYEQIKRLIGSNQETLGILERLVAGSLAGAIAQSSIYPMEVLKTRLALGRTGQYSGIVDCAKHIFKKEGLTAFYKGYIPNMLGIIPYAGIDLAVYETLKNSWLQRFATDSADPGVFVLLACGTMSSTCGQLASYPLALVRTRMQAQAAQEGSPQMTMTGLFRHIVRTEGAIGLYRGLAPNFMKVIPAVSISYVVYENLKITLGVQSR; encoded by the exons ATGCATCAGCGGGGATCGTTCGTCTCTCCGTTGCTCAGTGGTGTTTTCTGCCAGTGCCGCTCGGAGGAGTATCAGGGCTCGGACCCCGGAGGCGGTGGTGGTGGTGGCCGGACTCTGGGCTCCACACTGGCCGCCGCAACAGCACTCTCCGAGCACCGCCATGATGAGTCCTGCGACTCCCCGCATCACTGCCCGGTGTGCGGCGGACCCGAGCAAGAGCATCGGCTCAAAGTGCTCTTCCAGATCCTGGATGTCAACAGAGACGGAGGCATCTGTGTAAACGACCTTACCATCGGACTGAAAAAGCTGGGCGTCCATCGCACTGAACATGAACTCAAG AAAATCGTCAAGGCTGGAGACAAAGACTTGGATGGTCAGTTGGACTTTGAGGAGTTTGTGCACTACCTGAGGGACCATGAGAAGAAACTGAGGCTGGTCTTCAAGAGCCTTGACAAAAAGAATGATG GCCGCATAGATTCACAGGAGATCATGCAGTCACTAAGAGACCTCGGGGTTCATATATCTGAGGAACAGGCTGAAAAGATCCTCAAGAG AATAAGGAGGGGTCATATATGTGCCCCTATAATGTA TATGGATAAAAACGGTACGATGACGATTGACTGGAATGAATGGAGAGATTATCATCTGCTTCATCCTGCTGACAACATTCCTGAAATCATCCTCTACTGGAAACACTCTACG ATATTTGATGTAGGGGAAAGCATGATTGTCCCTGATGAGTTTACGGCAGAGGAGAAGAAAACAGGGATGTGGTGGCGACACCTGGTAGCAGGAGGTGGAGCAGGTGCAGTGTCCCGAACCTGTACCGCACCACTGGATCGCCTTAAGGTTCTAATGCAG GTTCATGCGTCACGCAGCAACACCATGGGCATCGCCGGAGGATTCGCCCAAATGATCCGTGAGGGAGGACTTCGGTCGCTGTGGCGAGGAAACGGCATGAACGTTTTGAAGATTGCACCTGAGTCCGCTATCAAGTTCATGGCGTATGAGCAG ATTAAGCGACTGATTGGCAGTAATCAGGAGACGTTGGGGATCCTGGAGAGGCTGGTGGCTGGGTCTCTAGCAGGAGCTATTGCTCAGAGCAGCATCTACCCCATGGAG GTTTTAAAAACTCGTCTTGCCCTGGGAAGGACGGGTCAGTACTCTGGTATCGTGGACTGTGCtaaacatatatttaagaaGGAGGGACTGACAGCCTTCTATAAAGGTTATATTCCCAATATGCTGGGAATCATCCCTTACGCAGGAATAGACCTGGCTGTTTATGAG ACATTAAAAAACTCATGGCTGCAGAGGTTTGCTACGGACAGTGCTGATCCGGGTGTGTTTGTGCTGCTAGCTTGCGGTACAATGTCTAGTACTTGTGGACAGCTAGCAAGCTACCCGTTAGCCTTAGTGAGGACACGAATGCAGGCTCAAG CAGCTCAGGAAGGCAGTCCTCAGATGACCATGACAGGTCTCTTCAGACACATTGTACGGACAGAGGGCGCTATTGGACTCTATAGAGGCTTGGCACCCAACTTCATGAAAGTCATTCCTGCTGTTAGCATCAGCTACGTGGTGTATGAAAACCTAAAGATCACCCTTGGCGTCCAGTCCCGGTGA
- the slc25a25b gene encoding calcium-binding mitochondrial carrier protein SCaMC-2-B isoform X3 produces the protein MHQRGSFVSPLLSGVFCQCRSEEYQGSDPGGGGGGGRTLGSTLAAATALSEHRHDESCDSPHHCPVCGGPEQEHRLKVLFQILDVNRDGGICVNDLTIGLKKLGVHRTEHELKKIVKAGDKDLDGQLDFEEFVHYLRDHEKKLRLVFKSLDKKNDGRIDSQEIMQSLRDLGVHISEEQAEKILKSMDKNGTMTIDWNEWRDYHLLHPADNIPEIILYWKHSTIFDVGESMIVPDEFTAEEKKTGMWWRHLVAGGGAGAVSRTCTAPLDRLKVLMQVHASRSNTMGIAGGFAQMIREGGLRSLWRGNGMNVLKIAPESAIKFMAYEQIKRLIGSNQETLGILERLVAGSLAGAIAQSSIYPMEVLKTRLALGRTGQYSGIVDCAKHIFKKEGLTAFYKGYIPNMLGIIPYAGIDLAVYETLKNSWLQRFATDSADPGVFVLLACGTMSSTCGQLASYPLALVRTRMQAQAAAQEGSPQMTMTGLFRHIVRTEGAIGLYRGLAPNFMKVIPAVSISYVVYENLKITLGVQSR, from the exons ATGCATCAGCGGGGATCGTTCGTCTCTCCGTTGCTCAGTGGTGTTTTCTGCCAGTGCCGCTCGGAGGAGTATCAGGGCTCGGACCCCGGAGGCGGTGGTGGTGGTGGCCGGACTCTGGGCTCCACACTGGCCGCCGCAACAGCACTCTCCGAGCACCGCCATGATGAGTCCTGCGACTCCCCGCATCACTGCCCGGTGTGCGGCGGACCCGAGCAAGAGCATCGGCTCAAAGTGCTCTTCCAGATCCTGGATGTCAACAGAGACGGAGGCATCTGTGTAAACGACCTTACCATCGGACTGAAAAAGCTGGGCGTCCATCGCACTGAACATGAACTCAAG AAAATCGTCAAGGCTGGAGACAAAGACTTGGATGGTCAGTTGGACTTTGAGGAGTTTGTGCACTACCTGAGGGACCATGAGAAGAAACTGAGGCTGGTCTTCAAGAGCCTTGACAAAAAGAATGATG GCCGCATAGATTCACAGGAGATCATGCAGTCACTAAGAGACCTCGGGGTTCATATATCTGAGGAACAGGCTGAAAAGATCCTCAAGAG TATGGATAAAAACGGTACGATGACGATTGACTGGAATGAATGGAGAGATTATCATCTGCTTCATCCTGCTGACAACATTCCTGAAATCATCCTCTACTGGAAACACTCTACG ATATTTGATGTAGGGGAAAGCATGATTGTCCCTGATGAGTTTACGGCAGAGGAGAAGAAAACAGGGATGTGGTGGCGACACCTGGTAGCAGGAGGTGGAGCAGGTGCAGTGTCCCGAACCTGTACCGCACCACTGGATCGCCTTAAGGTTCTAATGCAG GTTCATGCGTCACGCAGCAACACCATGGGCATCGCCGGAGGATTCGCCCAAATGATCCGTGAGGGAGGACTTCGGTCGCTGTGGCGAGGAAACGGCATGAACGTTTTGAAGATTGCACCTGAGTCCGCTATCAAGTTCATGGCGTATGAGCAG ATTAAGCGACTGATTGGCAGTAATCAGGAGACGTTGGGGATCCTGGAGAGGCTGGTGGCTGGGTCTCTAGCAGGAGCTATTGCTCAGAGCAGCATCTACCCCATGGAG GTTTTAAAAACTCGTCTTGCCCTGGGAAGGACGGGTCAGTACTCTGGTATCGTGGACTGTGCtaaacatatatttaagaaGGAGGGACTGACAGCCTTCTATAAAGGTTATATTCCCAATATGCTGGGAATCATCCCTTACGCAGGAATAGACCTGGCTGTTTATGAG ACATTAAAAAACTCATGGCTGCAGAGGTTTGCTACGGACAGTGCTGATCCGGGTGTGTTTGTGCTGCTAGCTTGCGGTACAATGTCTAGTACTTGTGGACAGCTAGCAAGCTACCCGTTAGCCTTAGTGAGGACACGAATGCAGGCTCAAG CAGCAGCTCAGGAAGGCAGTCCTCAGATGACCATGACAGGTCTCTTCAGACACATTGTACGGACAGAGGGCGCTATTGGACTCTATAGAGGCTTGGCACCCAACTTCATGAAAGTCATTCCTGCTGTTAGCATCAGCTACGTGGTGTATGAAAACCTAAAGATCACCCTTGGCGTCCAGTCCCGGTGA
- the slc25a25b gene encoding calcium-binding mitochondrial carrier protein SCaMC-2-B isoform X8 yields the protein MFCLCLYVPVSVSERVEFEYFESNSLPAQLKSLFKLSLFLPSQEFDSYRKWRKKIVKAGDKDLDGQLDFEEFVHYLRDHEKKLRLVFKSLDKKNDGRIDSQEIMQSLRDLGVHISEEQAEKILKSMDKNGTMTIDWNEWRDYHLLHPADNIPEIILYWKHSTIFDVGESMIVPDEFTAEEKKTGMWWRHLVAGGGAGAVSRTCTAPLDRLKVLMQVHASRSNTMGIAGGFAQMIREGGLRSLWRGNGMNVLKIAPESAIKFMAYEQIKRLIGSNQETLGILERLVAGSLAGAIAQSSIYPMEVLKTRLALGRTGQYSGIVDCAKHIFKKEGLTAFYKGYIPNMLGIIPYAGIDLAVYETLKNSWLQRFATDSADPGVFVLLACGTMSSTCGQLASYPLALVRTRMQAQAAQEGSPQMTMTGLFRHIVRTEGAIGLYRGLAPNFMKVIPAVSISYVVYENLKITLGVQSR from the exons atgttttgtttatgtcttTACGTGCCTGTCAGTGTCTCAGAACGGGTAGAATTCGAGTATTTTGAGTCTAATAGTTTACCGGCGCAGCTGAAATCTCTTTTCAAGTTAAGTTTATTTCTTCCATCACAAGAATTCGATTCATACAGGAAATGGCGAAAG AAAATCGTCAAGGCTGGAGACAAAGACTTGGATGGTCAGTTGGACTTTGAGGAGTTTGTGCACTACCTGAGGGACCATGAGAAGAAACTGAGGCTGGTCTTCAAGAGCCTTGACAAAAAGAATGATG GCCGCATAGATTCACAGGAGATCATGCAGTCACTAAGAGACCTCGGGGTTCATATATCTGAGGAACAGGCTGAAAAGATCCTCAAGAG TATGGATAAAAACGGTACGATGACGATTGACTGGAATGAATGGAGAGATTATCATCTGCTTCATCCTGCTGACAACATTCCTGAAATCATCCTCTACTGGAAACACTCTACG ATATTTGATGTAGGGGAAAGCATGATTGTCCCTGATGAGTTTACGGCAGAGGAGAAGAAAACAGGGATGTGGTGGCGACACCTGGTAGCAGGAGGTGGAGCAGGTGCAGTGTCCCGAACCTGTACCGCACCACTGGATCGCCTTAAGGTTCTAATGCAG GTTCATGCGTCACGCAGCAACACCATGGGCATCGCCGGAGGATTCGCCCAAATGATCCGTGAGGGAGGACTTCGGTCGCTGTGGCGAGGAAACGGCATGAACGTTTTGAAGATTGCACCTGAGTCCGCTATCAAGTTCATGGCGTATGAGCAG ATTAAGCGACTGATTGGCAGTAATCAGGAGACGTTGGGGATCCTGGAGAGGCTGGTGGCTGGGTCTCTAGCAGGAGCTATTGCTCAGAGCAGCATCTACCCCATGGAG GTTTTAAAAACTCGTCTTGCCCTGGGAAGGACGGGTCAGTACTCTGGTATCGTGGACTGTGCtaaacatatatttaagaaGGAGGGACTGACAGCCTTCTATAAAGGTTATATTCCCAATATGCTGGGAATCATCCCTTACGCAGGAATAGACCTGGCTGTTTATGAG ACATTAAAAAACTCATGGCTGCAGAGGTTTGCTACGGACAGTGCTGATCCGGGTGTGTTTGTGCTGCTAGCTTGCGGTACAATGTCTAGTACTTGTGGACAGCTAGCAAGCTACCCGTTAGCCTTAGTGAGGACACGAATGCAGGCTCAAG CAGCTCAGGAAGGCAGTCCTCAGATGACCATGACAGGTCTCTTCAGACACATTGTACGGACAGAGGGCGCTATTGGACTCTATAGAGGCTTGGCACCCAACTTCATGAAAGTCATTCCTGCTGTTAGCATCAGCTACGTGGTGTATGAAAACCTAAAGATCACCCTTGGCGTCCAGTCCCGGTGA
- the slc25a25b gene encoding calcium-binding mitochondrial carrier protein SCaMC-2-B isoform X5 has translation MKMLKELWSSLSQWFLGATACKHDTAGPPDGLEERNLENAAKQEGRREAGTQADSVGQEKSTVSPKKTTVLIMVAPPKDLQQKIVKAGDKDLDGQLDFEEFVHYLRDHEKKLRLVFKSLDKKNDGRIDSQEIMQSLRDLGVHISEEQAEKILKRIRRGHICAPIMYMDKNGTMTIDWNEWRDYHLLHPADNIPEIILYWKHSTIFDVGESMIVPDEFTAEEKKTGMWWRHLVAGGGAGAVSRTCTAPLDRLKVLMQVHASRSNTMGIAGGFAQMIREGGLRSLWRGNGMNVLKIAPESAIKFMAYEQIKRLIGSNQETLGILERLVAGSLAGAIAQSSIYPMEVLKTRLALGRTGQYSGIVDCAKHIFKKEGLTAFYKGYIPNMLGIIPYAGIDLAVYETLKNSWLQRFATDSADPGVFVLLACGTMSSTCGQLASYPLALVRTRMQAQAAAQEGSPQMTMTGLFRHIVRTEGAIGLYRGLAPNFMKVIPAVSISYVVYENLKITLGVQSR, from the exons ATGAAGATGCTCAAGGAACTTTGGTCATCCCTGTCCCAGTGGTTTCTGGGAGCAACAGCGTGCAAACATGATACCGCGGGACCACCGGATGGACTTGAGGAACGAAACTTAGAAAATGCTGCAAAACAAGAAGGTCGAAGGGAAGCAGGTACACAAGCAGATTCAGTTGGACAAGAAAAGAGCACAGTATCACCAAAGAAAACTACAGTGCTGATTATGGTGGCGCCTCCTAAGGATCTTCAGCAG AAAATCGTCAAGGCTGGAGACAAAGACTTGGATGGTCAGTTGGACTTTGAGGAGTTTGTGCACTACCTGAGGGACCATGAGAAGAAACTGAGGCTGGTCTTCAAGAGCCTTGACAAAAAGAATGATG GCCGCATAGATTCACAGGAGATCATGCAGTCACTAAGAGACCTCGGGGTTCATATATCTGAGGAACAGGCTGAAAAGATCCTCAAGAG AATAAGGAGGGGTCATATATGTGCCCCTATAATGTA TATGGATAAAAACGGTACGATGACGATTGACTGGAATGAATGGAGAGATTATCATCTGCTTCATCCTGCTGACAACATTCCTGAAATCATCCTCTACTGGAAACACTCTACG ATATTTGATGTAGGGGAAAGCATGATTGTCCCTGATGAGTTTACGGCAGAGGAGAAGAAAACAGGGATGTGGTGGCGACACCTGGTAGCAGGAGGTGGAGCAGGTGCAGTGTCCCGAACCTGTACCGCACCACTGGATCGCCTTAAGGTTCTAATGCAG GTTCATGCGTCACGCAGCAACACCATGGGCATCGCCGGAGGATTCGCCCAAATGATCCGTGAGGGAGGACTTCGGTCGCTGTGGCGAGGAAACGGCATGAACGTTTTGAAGATTGCACCTGAGTCCGCTATCAAGTTCATGGCGTATGAGCAG ATTAAGCGACTGATTGGCAGTAATCAGGAGACGTTGGGGATCCTGGAGAGGCTGGTGGCTGGGTCTCTAGCAGGAGCTATTGCTCAGAGCAGCATCTACCCCATGGAG GTTTTAAAAACTCGTCTTGCCCTGGGAAGGACGGGTCAGTACTCTGGTATCGTGGACTGTGCtaaacatatatttaagaaGGAGGGACTGACAGCCTTCTATAAAGGTTATATTCCCAATATGCTGGGAATCATCCCTTACGCAGGAATAGACCTGGCTGTTTATGAG ACATTAAAAAACTCATGGCTGCAGAGGTTTGCTACGGACAGTGCTGATCCGGGTGTGTTTGTGCTGCTAGCTTGCGGTACAATGTCTAGTACTTGTGGACAGCTAGCAAGCTACCCGTTAGCCTTAGTGAGGACACGAATGCAGGCTCAAG CAGCAGCTCAGGAAGGCAGTCCTCAGATGACCATGACAGGTCTCTTCAGACACATTGTACGGACAGAGGGCGCTATTGGACTCTATAGAGGCTTGGCACCCAACTTCATGAAAGTCATTCCTGCTGTTAGCATCAGCTACGTGGTGTATGAAAACCTAAAGATCACCCTTGGCGTCCAGTCCCGGTGA